A single window of Oscillospiraceae bacterium DNA harbors:
- a CDS encoding GH92 family glycosyl hydrolase, giving the protein MKRVLSYFLALAIILSASLGVSLPAFAASDSFYTSFESGDPVIDILPVASSGVTGTGTVTQTLIGEFTNYQGANPISATNAAGGTPSTSGSEGPATLVDRDAGTKFCSTGGNALPLAFTFRFSSAIAPKAYYIQGANDDTSYISRTLRAWTISASNDNTNWVELDARANVTWNSNQEMKMFAIDNAESYTYFRLTVTQRNNSNQNGSETNSSTIQFSGFGLGDHIQTSGFSGTTDYLYPQTTTGPSSIWGGGASGRGWTGAASLAVNGTKTVENASSYTAIYSGLDIQVYPNTQLSYMVLPNVGGQSVTNYDYEYTSMYASIDLAFSDGTRLKDLGAADQYGTVVSPAAQGESKMMDTNQWLRILSNIGAVASGKTISQIIVGFEKNGGTPGKNVSTYFDDISIYRADDPVVTNLADYTNILRGTNNDSGFSRGLTVPAVTWPFGFNFWCPATANSGSDPYHWTQSSNTFRNIQISHEPSHWIGERGTYQFGADSVTNVASTGAASTAVSGRGTTFRHDNEVAHAHYYGVTLDAEGGRAPGVKVEVTPTDHAAVIRFTFPAGSAYRNVLLSSGNSQLTTAAANITYDGSSFATYSEHASNGMRRMYVYGVFSAVPSSHYNIAANANQGVASFADLGNGPSGATVVELKVATSFLSADQAKKNLTLEIPDSDDFDTICAKALAEWNTRLGTVKIEGATYEQNVTFYSNLYRGFMYPNNLSENTGTNEAPDWRYASPYTGNTAAPTVKSGKLYYNNGFWDTYRTTWATYALLLPDKDTELLDGLVQHYLDNDSLPRWIAPAGTNSMVGTSSDVIFGDSIMRGIQFDHLNAYKSALKNASAYQANGSSPYAGRSNSDTNMFYGYTYAGSSGSGENMSWSLEGYINDFGIGHMAAALRDRETPLSAAWKQYNDESVYYLNRARNYVNLYDTSVGFFKGRTQGSNGIGGALVPSASTYDPLKWRWGSTEQNGWNYATYAPQDAQGLANIMGGREALGAKLDATIATNGLDMGEYGGLHEGYESREGKLGQFGFNNQPSHHIPYMYLFAGQAYKTQALVRDILDRMYAGQDIGQGYLGDEDNGEMSCWYVLSALGIYPVSMGNGTFAIGAPLFKKATITRDNGDVIVINAPNNSKANKYVQGVKLDGQAHTKSYFEMSAFQGNHTIDFDMGPNPSAWGSGADALPPSLTTDEYTPDVLKDLTLPTVSVSTSTMPAVDAATINAYLPGATNGANLFNNSNGANTTWTSRTAEIHYSFNKPAAVTMYTISSGTAAGTYPTAWTLYGTNDGTQWTPLDARSGESWEWVRYTRPFAVESPGKYKIYRLSVTDAAGNLSISELELFGSAYAFTDKSDLLLAIRNGQAAVDSPDYGADEKPAVAAAVEAGQAVYDDSDAANREISAAIDAIDAAVAKLIAVRKAWVELEAVGYNSASGTITGADGSSDNIKSEATSGVSGVSISGETISGVTVTNIGGSKPGAWIHYKYIDFGTGEKWFTKAIVNYAGVINDCPNARALVHLDALDGPVIADIGMPPNGSTWTVYTNGVGVISAPNVSGVHDVYIELQGTGRHVANIHSFLFQYEYTTDDDFYLMGQGTDLIPTVTEDSGTLTIRASIRNNSGTEKKANIVAAVYAQDGRLAAVETKTLAVPDDRRLEAETITLDASALSGDYSVKVFAWDADDCAPLCIAFAQ; this is encoded by the coding sequence GGTTTTCCTCCGCGATCGCACCCAAAGCCTACTACATCCAAGGCGCGAACGACGACACCAGCTATATCTCGCGGACGTTGCGCGCGTGGACGATTTCCGCGTCAAACGACAACACAAACTGGGTCGAGCTCGACGCGCGCGCCAACGTGACATGGAACAGCAACCAGGAAATGAAAATGTTCGCAATTGACAATGCCGAATCTTATACATACTTCCGGCTGACGGTCACGCAACGCAACAACTCGAACCAGAACGGCAGCGAGACCAATTCGTCGACGATCCAGTTCTCGGGCTTTGGGCTGGGCGATCATATCCAGACGTCCGGCTTCAGCGGCACGACGGATTACCTCTACCCGCAAACGACGACAGGCCCCTCCAGCATATGGGGCGGCGGCGCCAGCGGCAGGGGCTGGACAGGCGCGGCTTCCCTCGCTGTGAACGGCACGAAAACAGTGGAAAACGCATCCAGCTACACGGCGATTTACAGCGGGCTTGACATCCAAGTTTATCCAAATACCCAGTTGTCTTACATGGTGCTGCCAAATGTCGGCGGCCAGTCCGTCACGAACTACGACTATGAGTATACCAGCATGTATGCGTCTATCGATCTGGCCTTTTCAGACGGCACGCGCCTCAAGGATCTCGGCGCCGCCGACCAGTACGGGACAGTTGTTTCTCCCGCCGCCCAAGGCGAGTCCAAGATGATGGACACCAACCAATGGTTGCGTATTCTGAGCAACATCGGCGCTGTCGCCAGCGGCAAGACCATCAGCCAGATCATCGTCGGCTTCGAGAAGAACGGCGGGACGCCGGGTAAAAATGTTTCGACCTACTTTGACGACATCTCCATCTACCGCGCGGACGATCCTGTCGTCACGAACCTGGCGGACTACACCAACATCCTGCGCGGTACGAACAACGACTCCGGTTTCTCCCGCGGCCTCACGGTGCCTGCCGTCACATGGCCGTTCGGTTTCAACTTCTGGTGTCCGGCGACGGCGAACAGCGGTTCCGACCCGTACCACTGGACGCAGTCGTCGAACACGTTCCGCAACATCCAGATCAGCCACGAGCCTTCCCACTGGATTGGCGAGCGCGGCACCTATCAGTTTGGCGCGGACTCCGTGACAAACGTCGCTTCGACCGGGGCGGCCTCCACCGCCGTCAGCGGCCGCGGCACGACGTTCCGGCACGACAATGAAGTGGCGCATGCCCACTATTATGGCGTAACCCTTGATGCAGAGGGCGGCAGAGCCCCCGGCGTCAAAGTGGAAGTGACTCCGACCGATCACGCCGCCGTCATCCGTTTCACATTCCCGGCGGGCAGCGCGTATCGGAACGTTCTGCTTTCGTCAGGCAACAGCCAGCTCACGACAGCCGCTGCAAACATCACCTATGACGGCAGCTCGTTCGCCACATATTCAGAGCACGCGTCCAACGGCATGCGCCGCATGTATGTCTACGGCGTGTTCTCCGCAGTTCCGTCCAGCCATTATAACATCGCGGCCAATGCCAACCAAGGTGTGGCGAGTTTTGCCGACCTTGGCAACGGGCCGAGCGGCGCGACGGTCGTCGAGCTCAAGGTGGCGACCAGCTTTTTAAGCGCAGATCAGGCCAAAAAGAACCTGACGCTTGAAATCCCCGATTCCGACGACTTCGATACAATATGCGCCAAAGCCCTGGCCGAGTGGAACACAAGACTGGGCACGGTGAAAATCGAGGGTGCGACTTACGAGCAGAATGTCACATTCTATTCAAACCTCTACCGCGGCTTCATGTATCCGAACAATCTCAGCGAAAATACCGGCACAAACGAAGCGCCCGACTGGCGCTATGCCTCGCCGTATACTGGCAACACGGCCGCTCCAACGGTAAAGTCCGGCAAGCTGTATTACAACAACGGTTTCTGGGACACGTACCGCACGACATGGGCGACATACGCGCTGCTCCTGCCGGACAAGGACACCGAGCTGCTCGACGGCCTTGTACAGCACTATCTTGACAATGATTCCCTTCCACGATGGATAGCGCCCGCCGGTACAAACTCGATGGTCGGCACAAGCTCCGACGTCATTTTTGGCGACTCTATCATGCGCGGCATCCAATTTGACCATCTGAACGCGTACAAATCCGCGCTGAAAAACGCGTCGGCATACCAGGCGAACGGCTCTTCGCCCTATGCCGGCCGCTCGAACTCCGACACGAATATGTTCTACGGATACACCTACGCCGGTTCGTCAGGCTCGGGCGAGAATATGTCATGGTCTCTCGAGGGCTATATCAACGACTTCGGCATCGGCCACATGGCCGCCGCACTGCGCGACCGGGAGACGCCGCTCTCCGCCGCATGGAAACAGTACAATGACGAGTCCGTTTACTATCTCAACCGCGCGCGCAACTATGTGAACCTCTACGACACGTCCGTTGGGTTCTTCAAGGGCAGGACGCAAGGTTCAAACGGCATCGGCGGCGCGCTGGTTCCGTCCGCCTCCACCTATGACCCACTGAAGTGGAGATGGGGCAGCACGGAGCAAAACGGCTGGAATTACGCGACGTATGCCCCACAGGACGCGCAGGGCTTAGCGAACATCATGGGCGGCAGAGAAGCGCTGGGCGCCAAACTCGACGCGACGATTGCCACCAACGGCCTCGACATGGGTGAGTACGGAGGCTTGCACGAGGGTTACGAATCCCGAGAGGGCAAGCTTGGGCAGTTCGGATTCAACAATCAGCCGAGCCATCACATCCCCTATATGTACCTGTTCGCCGGGCAGGCGTATAAAACCCAAGCGCTTGTACGCGACATACTCGACCGCATGTACGCCGGCCAGGACATCGGGCAGGGCTACCTGGGCGATGAGGACAACGGCGAGATGTCTTGCTGGTATGTCCTGTCGGCGCTGGGCATCTATCCGGTCAGCATGGGCAACGGCACGTTCGCCATCGGTGCGCCGCTGTTCAAAAAGGCGACAATCACCCGCGACAACGGCGATGTGATTGTTATCAACGCCCCGAACAACAGCAAGGCGAACAAGTACGTGCAGGGCGTCAAACTCGACGGACAAGCGCACACAAAGTCTTATTTCGAGATGAGCGCGTTCCAGGGCAACCACACGATTGATTTTGACATGGGTCCGAACCCATCCGCGTGGGGTTCGGGAGCGGACGCGCTGCCGCCGTCGCTGACGACGGATGAATACACGCCCGACGTGCTGAAGGATCTGACGCTGCCCACCGTATCTGTTTCGACCTCAACCATGCCGGCCGTCGACGCCGCAACAATCAATGCATACCTGCCAGGCGCGACAAACGGCGCGAACCTGTTCAACAATTCAAACGGCGCCAACACGACGTGGACGTCCCGGACGGCGGAGATTCATTATTCGTTCAACAAGCCGGCTGCCGTGACCATGTACACGATATCCTCCGGTACCGCCGCAGGTACATATCCGACCGCATGGACCCTTTACGGAACCAATGACGGCACGCAGTGGACACCGCTCGACGCGCGCTCCGGCGAGTCTTGGGAATGGGTGCGCTACACAAGGCCGTTTGCCGTCGAAAGTCCCGGAAAGTACAAGATCTACCGCCTCAGCGTAACAGACGCAGCCGGTAATCTCTCGATCTCAGAGCTGGAATTGTTCGGTTCCGCCTATGCGTTCACAGACAAATCCGATCTGCTGCTGGCGATCCGGAACGGTCAGGCGGCTGTGGATTCACCGGATTACGGCGCGGACGAGAAACCGGCGGTCGCCGCCGCCGTCGAGGCGGGGCAAGCTGTCTATGACGACTCTGATGCGGCAAACCGCGAAATCTCCGCCGCGATTGACGCGATTGACGCCGCCGTCGCGAAACTGATCGCTGTCCGAAAAGCCTGGGTTGAACTGGAAGCCGTCGGATACAACAGCGCCTCCGGCACCATCACCGGCGCGGACGGCAGCTCCGACAACATCAAGTCCGAGGCGACATCAGGCGTCTCCGGCGTCAGCATCAGCGGCGAGACGATCTCGGGCGTGACAGTGACGAATATCGGCGGCTCGAAACCCGGCGCCTGGATACACTACAAGTACATTGACTTCGGCACAGGCGAAAAATGGTTCACAAAGGCCATTGTCAACTATGCCGGCGTCATAAACGACTGCCCGAACGCCCGCGCGCTTGTACATCTTGACGCGCTGGACGGGCCGGTCATCGCGGACATCGGCATGCCGCCGAACGGCTCGACCTGGACGGTATACACAAACGGCGTCGGCGTCATCTCGGCTCCGAATGTCAGCGGCGTCCATGACGTATATATCGAACTGCAGGGTACGGGCAGGCATGTGGCGAATATCCACTCGTTCCTGTTCCAGTACGAGTACACCACAGACGACGATTTCTACCTGATGGGCCAAGGCACGGATCTCATCCCGACAGTGACCGAAGACAGCGGGACGCTGACCATTCGCGCCAGCATCCGTAACAACAGCGGCACAGAGAAAAAAGCAAATATCGTCGCGGCTGTGTACGCGCAAGATGGCAGGCTCGCGGCTGTCGAGACCAAGACGTTGGCCGTGCCGGACGACAGGCGCCTTGAGGCGGAGACGATCACCCTTGACGCAAGCGCCCTGAGCGGCGACTACAGCGTCAAGGTGTTCGCGTGGGACGCGGACGATTGCGCGCCTCTTTGCATCGCATTTGCGCAGTAA